The proteins below are encoded in one region of Tamandua tetradactyla isolate mTamTet1 chromosome 9, mTamTet1.pri, whole genome shotgun sequence:
- the MAP3K11 gene encoding mitogen-activated protein kinase kinase kinase 11, whose amino-acid sequence MEPLKNLFLKSPLGSWNNGGGSGGGGGSGSGRPEGSPKAAAYANPVWTALFDYEPNGQDELALRKGDRVEVLSRDAAISGDEGWWAGQVGGQVGIFPSNYVSRGGGPPPCEVASFQELRLEEVIGIGGFGKVYRGSWRGELVAVKAARQDPDEDISVTAESVRQEARLFAMLAHPNIIALKAVCLEEPNLCLVMEYAAGGPLSRALAGRRVPPHVLVNWAVQIARGMHYLHCAALVPVIHRDLKSNNILLLQPIEGDDMEHKTLKITDFGLAREWHKTTQMSAAGTYAWMAPEVIKASTFSKGSDVWSFGVLLWELLTGEVPYRGIDCLAVAYGVAVNKLTLPIPSTCPEPFAQLMADCWAQDPHRRPDFASILQQLEALEAQVLREMPRDSFHSMQEGWKREIQGLFDELRAKEKELLSREEELTRAAREQRSQAEQLRRREHLLAQWELEVFERELTLLLQQVDRERPHVRRRRGTFKRSKLRARDGGERISMPLDFKHRITVQASPGLDRRRNVFEVGAGDSPTFPRFRAIQLEPVEPGQAWGRQSPRRLEDSSNGERRACWAWGPSSPKPGEAQNGRRRSRMDEAAWYLDSDDSSPLGSPSTPPILNGNPLRPSPEGEEPRRSGPAERGSGSGTPKLIQRALLRGTALLASLGLGRDLQPPGGPGRERGEAPPAPLPAPSPAQPPPTPLIRFSPKMPDTPASLLSPDTPGPPGPLLLDLGVPAGQPSAKSPRREEESRGGTVSPPRRVSRSAPGTPGTPRSPPLGLISRPRPSPLRSRIDPWSFVSAGPRPSPRPSPLPSPQPAPRRAPWTLFPDSDPFWDSASANPFQGAPQDCRVQTKDVGAQAPWVPEARP is encoded by the exons ATGGAGCCCCTGAAGAACCTCTTCCTCAAGAGCCCGCTCGGGTCGTGGAACAACGGCGGGGGCAGCGGGGGCGGCGGGGGCAGTGGCAGTGGGCGGCCCGAGGGGTCCCCGAAGGCGGCAGCTTATGCCAACCCCGTGTGGACAGCCCTGTTCGACTACGAGCCCAACGGGCAGGACGAGCTGGCCCTGCGGAAGGGCGACCGTGTGGAGGTGCTGTCCCGGGACGCAGCCATCTCGGGCGACGAGGGCTGGTGGGCGGGCCAGGTGGGCGGCCAGGTGGGCATCTTTCCGTCCAACTATGTGTCACGGGGCGGCGGCCCGCCCCCCTGCGAGGTGGCCAGCTTCCAGGAGCTGCGGCTGGAGGAGGTGATCGGCATCGGTGGCTTCGGCAAGGTGTACCGCGGCAGCTGGCGAGGGGAGCTGGTGGCCGTGAAGGCGGCTCGCCAGGACCCGGATGAGGACATCAGTGTGACGGCTGAGAGTGTGCGCCAAGAGGCCCGGCTCTTTGCCATGCTGGCGCACCCCAACATCATCGCTCTCAAGGCCGTGTGCCTGGAGGAACCCAACCTGTGCCTGGTGATGGAGTACGCGGCCGGGGGGCCCCTCAGCCGCGCCCTGGCTGGGCGGCGTGTGCCCCCCCACGTGCTGGTCAACTGGGCTGTGCAGATCGCCCGTGGGATGCATTACCTGCACTGCGCCGCCCTGGTGCCCGTCATCCACCGCGACCTCAAGTCCAACAACA TTCTGCTGCTGCAGCCTATTGAGGGAGACGACATGGAACACAAGACCCTGAAGATCACTGACTTCGGTCTGGCCCGTGAGTGGCACAAAACCACGCAAATGAGTGCCGCGGGCACCTATGCCTGGATGGCTCCCGAGGTCATCAAggcctccaccttctccaagggcAGCGATGTATGGAG CTTTGGAGTGCTGCTGTGGGAACTACTGACTGGGGAGGTTCCCTACCGTGGCATTGACTGCCTTGCTGTGGCCTACGGCGTGGCGGTGAACAAGCTCACACTGCCCATCCCATCCACCTGCCCCGAGCCCTTCGCGCAGCTTATGGCCG ACTGCTGGGCGCAGGATCCCCACCGCAGACCCGACTTCGCCTCCATCCTGCAGCAGCTGGAGGCGCTGGAAGCCCAGGTCCTGCGGGAAATGCCGCGGGATTCCTTCCATTCCATGCAGGAGGGCTGGAAGCGGGAGATCCAGGGCCTCTTCGACGAGCTGCGGGCCAAGGAAAAG GAGCTACTGAGCCGCGAGGAGGAGCTGACGCGCGCGGCACGCGAGCAGCGGTCACAAGCGGAGCAGCTGCGGCGGCGCGAGCACCTGCTGGCGCAGTGGGAGCTCGAGGTGTTCGAGCGCGAGCTGACGCTGCTGCTGCAGCAGGTGGACCGCGAGCGGCCACACGTGCGTCGCCGACGCGGCACCTTCAAGCGCAGCAAACTCCGCGCGCGGGACGGCGGCGAGCGCATCAGCATGCCTCTCG ATTTCAAGCACCGCATCACCGTGCAGGCCTCGCCCGGCCTTGACCGGAGGAGAAATGTCTTCGAGGTCGGAGCTGGGGACTCGCCCACCTTCCCCCGATTCCGGGCCATCCAGT TGGAGCCAGTAGAGCCAGGCCAGGCATGGGGCCGCCAGTCCCCCCGCCGTCTAGAGGACTCGAGCAATGGAGAGCGGCGAGCATGCTGGGCCTGGGGCCCCAGTTCCCCCAAACCTGGGGAGGCCCAGAATGGGAG GAGAAGGTCCCGCATGGATGAGGCTGCGTGGTACCTGGATTCAGATGACTCGTCCCCCTTAGGATCTCCTTCCACGCCCCCAATACTCAATG GCAACCCCCTGCGGCCgagcccggagggagaggagccGCGGCGGTCTGGGCCAGCGGAACGAGGCAGCGGCTCCGGGACCCCCAAGCTGATCCAGCGCGCGCTGCTGCGTGGCACCGCCCTGCTGGCCTCCCTGGGCCTGGGCCGTGACCTGCAGCCCCCAGGGGGCCCCGGCCGCGAGCGCGGGGAGGCCCCGCCAGCACCCCTGCCTGCTCCGTCCCCGGCCCAGCCGCCCCCCACCCCGCTCATCCGCTTCTCGCCCAAGATGCCCGACACGCCCGCCTCCCTGCTGAGCCCCGACACCCCCGGGCCACCCGGGCCCCTGCTGCTGGACCTGGGAGTCCCTGCCGGCCAGCCGTCAGCCAAGAGCCCCCGGCGCGAAGAGGAGTCACGCG GAGGCACAGTGTCACCCCCACGTCGGGTATCACGCTCCGCCCCGGGCACCCCAGGGACCCCACGCTCGCCGCCTCTGGGCCTCATCAGCCGCCCTCGGCCCTCACCTCTTCGTAGCCGCATCGACCCTTGGAGCTTCGTGTCAGCTGGGCCCCGGCCTTCACCCCGGCCTTCGCCCCTGCCCTCCCCGCAGCCTGCCCCCCGCCGGGCACCCTGGACCTTGTTCCCGGACTCAGACCCCTTCTGGGACTCCGCATCTGCCAATCCCTTCCAGGGGGCGCCGCAGGACTGCAGGGTGCAGACCAAAGACGTGGGTGCCCAGGCCCCGTGGGTGCCAGAGGCAAGGCCTTGA